The Sabethes cyaneus chromosome 3, idSabCyanKW18_F2, whole genome shotgun sequence DNA window GCTTTGTGTTGCTTTATAATGGACAACCTTTGCACAATAAGTAACAGCGACAATATATTAGTGGGTTTTGCATGAATTATTTTCTCCGAATAACGAATGAATAGAAAGGATATATCACGATTGAAACCCTTTCAGAACTGACAGAAACATGCAAATTTACAGAAGAGCAGATGCCTGTTAGCATCAAGCACTTTATAAAAGTGCCGTTTAGATTGTACTGATGGTTACCTGTTTAAGAATCTCTTTGAAAAACTATTTAAGTGAGTCTGAGACAGATACGCTATAGGGAGCTGTACTGATTTTTTTGCTTAGTTTTTTTACCATTGGataaaaataaactttaatAAAGTTACAGAACATCAGCAAAATAGTCTCGATTTTCCAAACCAtaaagtgaaaatttgcttgCAAGTGGACTTGCACAGCCTTTAAAAACGTGTTTAAATTGCTGCCGAATAACGATTTTTGTACTATGTAGTGATAAGGGTTTTAACTTACGATAAACTATGAGTCCAGATATCAAAATATCTTAACGTCTGCAAAGTAATAAGGAACAAAATGGAACTAAAATGTATTTTATTACAATATGTGATCAAAACTCATTTTCCTGTATATTAAAAAACGTACAGCTCTGATATATATTTTGGTTAGGTTTGTAAAACTGTTTCTATCTTGATTACAAAACAATCCCATTATACGGGCTGGATAAAAAAGCTTTCGCATTACACTATTTCTGGAAGGATTTCATACACATGCATAAAGTGCGTGAGGACCAATTCCATTCCAAATTAATCGATCGACGAAAACTCGCAACTGTCCGGAATAAGCCGGATTGCCCCACACACATTATTTTCTCAATACCATACAACAGTTATACTAAATATGGCTCAACTAGGATCATACATACACGCATTTGAACAAActtacaaacacacacacatacataaacTGCAATCGTTGAAATTACGAATTGTTCATCTTGTCCTTTCTTCTCCTTGCCAAATCTGACATTCCAACCGGTCCAAGATTAGCTGCCTGGGGAGAAGAGATAGCTCGGAACGTAGCGTTAACGGCACCTTTGATGGCCTCCGTATTGTCTGCTGGGCAATGGGCGCAAATTGTTGGCACAGTTGCCGAAGACGTAACAGCTGCCGAATCGATAACTGTCTGTTGCCCTTGGTGTTGCAAGCCGGGATGATTGTATAACAGCCGGGATCGAGAAAGCCATGGATGCCGCAGAATCTGCGCCGCTGTAGGCCTACGCTGCGGGGCGATATGTAGCATCTGTCGAAGCAGCTCTTTCACTTCCTCAGATATACTGGGCCATTTCTTTAAAtagataaattaaataaatgtaaTATACGCGTCACAGTATCGTCGGGAGTGAGCATCTAAATGTAAAACATAAAGTTACAGTCGAGTCAGGATGAACAGATGATACTCTATACTTTAGTTATACTCTAATCTTTTATTTATACGTTAACCATTCAAATTCTTTTGGaggtaaaaaaaatatattttatttaaatatgtaATCCACACATATGTATTCCTGACCATctggtatttaaaaattatACCTCAAAATTTGAAATTGCTTTTGTCAATCCCTTAAATTTAAATTGCTTAAACAATTATTTGTACTAACTCACCCCTGTCTCCAAATCCACCTTCCCGGATCCTATTCTCGCCAAAATCATATCCGGAGAGTCATTCGGCGTGCTAGCGAACGGCGTCTTTCCATCAAGCATGATGTACAATAATACTCCAAGCGACCAGATGTCGCAAGCCAAATCATAGCCCTGTTTTTTCAGAACTTCTGGTGCCACAAAGTTTGCTGTGTAGCACGGAGTCATCAGCAACCCGTTGTCCGCTCGTAGCTGTTTGGCAAAGCCTAGATCACACAGTTTCAAAGATTCTGGCGTATGATTCACCGACGCGTATAGCAGATTCGAAGGCTTCAGATCTCGGTGCACTACACCATGCTCATGTAGATACGCAACGGCTGAAACTACTGTTTTTAGCACCGCGCTAGCTTCTACCTCGTTCATATACTGTATGGCGAGAATCCGATCTAACAGTTCGCCTCCTTTCAGCAATTCCATCACTAGATATACGTAGGTGACGTCCTCATGAACACCATATAAAGAAACTATATTCGGATGATTTCCATAACGTAACAAGATTTCTACCTCCTCCCGGCAGTCATGGCTCGATTTGTCAATAATCTGTTGGATAAATGCTTGCATAATAAATATTCATCAAAATCCAAACGATCTACTACCTTAACGGCATAATGCTTTTTCGTAGTCCGACTTTCACAGAGTCTGCAGATAGAGAATGTTCCTCGGCCCAACTCCTGCATCAGTGTGTACTCATCACCAAAGGCTCCTGGTTTGACGCCTGGgatttcgttcgaaaacggtGACCTAGTTACTGGCTGTTGATTCATGAGACTTCCACTTCCATTCGCAAAATTCGGCGTCTCATCGTATAGTCCTGGAGCTACGAAACTAAAACCACGGAAAATTTCATGCGCGCTTGCACTGACCGGTCCACCAGGCGAATCCCTTAATAAtaaagcaattaaaaaaattatcggTCTtctaatataaaaaatacctactTTGGGGATTTATTCGTGTACTCCGAGTCAAAGTAAAATGCATCGTCTCTAGAAACAGCCGGTATGAATGGAGGTCGAACATCTTTCCTCTCAAATGCAACCCAATCGACATTCGCAAAAAACTCATGCTTTTTGATATCTTCAATTCCGTTCGGACCCACTCCCAACCGATTCTGAGGATTCCGCTTGAACAATGCTCTCAACAAACTTTGGGCCTCAGGACTTAAGTTCTCCGGC harbors:
- the LOC128744248 gene encoding ribosomal protein S6 kinase 2 beta-like; protein product: MPLANSVDPWREKVPHNIGGTESSSQDNVEMVVDESYDALLGQQPPQLDPGGQLHQHNQYQQLCSSGMDVEAMDLDSTEMAMMKSGDEQEYDIRDVVREGHEKADPSQFELLKVLGEGSFGKVFLVRKIVGKDAGTLYAMKVLKKATLKVKDRVRSTNERNILADVGHAFIVKLHYAFQTPGKLYLILDFLRGGDLFTRLSKEVMFTEEDVKFYLAELALALNHLHSLGIIYRDLKPENILLDQDGHIALTDFGLSKQPLDGSKTYSFCGTVEYMAPEVVNRKGHTFAADWWSFGVLMFEMLTGNLPFHGSNRNDTMNQILKTKLGMPENLSPEAQSLLRALFKRNPQNRLGVGPNGIEDIKKHEFFANVDWVAFERKDVRPPFIPAVSRDDAFYFDSEYTNKSPKDSPGGPVSASAHEIFRGFSFVAPGLYDETPNFANGSGSLMNQQPVTRSPFSNEIPGVKPGAFGDEYTLMQELGRGTFSICRLCESRTTKKHYAVKIIDKSSHDCREEVEILLRYGNHPNIVSLYGVHEDVTYVYLVMELLKGGELLDRILAIQYMNEVEASAVLKTVVSAVAYLHEHGVVHRDLKPSNLLYASVNHTPESLKLCDLGFAKQLRADNGLLMTPCYTANFVAPEVLKKQGYDLACDIWSLGVLLYIMLDGKTPFASTPNDSPDMILARIGSGKVDLETGKWPSISEEVKELLRQMLHIAPQRRPTAAQILRHPWLSRSRLLYNHPGLQHQGQQTVIDSAAVTSSATVPTICAHCPADNTEAIKGAVNATFRAISSPQAANLGPVGMSDLARRRKDKMNNS